In Prevotella sp. oral taxon 475, one DNA window encodes the following:
- a CDS encoding glycogen/starch synthase produces the protein MSKKILFINQEITPYVPETEMSLMGNKLPQHVQESGCEIRTFMPKWGNINERRGQLHEVIRLSGMNLVIDETDHPLIIKVASIPSTKIQVYFIDNDDYFLRRQMAVDENGEAYQDNGQRAVFFARGVLETVKKLRWAPDIIHCQGWMAATVPLLIKKAYRDEPTFAGTKVVTSLFNHQMKGSLGNHFKKTIEFKSAKASVLGEFNDAFDYNELDKLAIAYSDGVIEGGPGIKPELLDFAAAKKVALLPYAGEDFIEAYQAFYDQISTAKK, from the coding sequence ATGTCAAAGAAAATCTTATTCATCAATCAAGAGATTACGCCATACGTTCCCGAAACGGAAATGTCTCTGATGGGCAACAAACTTCCCCAACATGTGCAAGAATCTGGCTGCGAAATCCGCACCTTTATGCCCAAATGGGGAAATATCAACGAGCGTAGAGGCCAACTCCACGAGGTGATCCGACTCTCGGGAATGAATCTCGTGATCGACGAGACCGACCACCCGCTCATCATCAAGGTGGCTTCCATCCCATCAACGAAAATTCAGGTCTACTTCATCGACAACGACGACTATTTCCTGAGACGACAGATGGCCGTAGACGAAAACGGAGAAGCATATCAAGACAACGGTCAGCGAGCCGTATTCTTCGCTCGCGGCGTGCTCGAAACCGTGAAAAAACTGAGATGGGCCCCCGACATTATCCACTGTCAAGGCTGGATGGCCGCCACGGTTCCCTTGCTCATCAAAAAAGCCTACCGCGACGAACCTACCTTCGCCGGCACAAAAGTCGTCACATCGCTATTCAACCATCAAATGAAAGGCAGTCTGGGCAACCACTTCAAAAAAACCATCGAATTCAAATCGGCCAAAGCCTCAGTCCTGGGAGAATTCAACGACGCATTCGACTACAACGAACTCGACAAACTCGCCATTGCCTACAGCGACGGCGTGATCGAAGGCGGCCCTGGCATCAAACCCGAACTCCTCGACTTCGCAGCCGCAAAGAAAGTGGCTCTACTCCCATACGCCGGCGAAGATTTTATCG
- the panD gene encoding aspartate 1-decarboxylase codes for MLIEVLKSKLHCVTVTEANINYMGSITIDEDLMEAANLIAGEKVQIVDNQNGERFETYIIKGERGSGCICLNGAAARKVLVGDTVIIMSYAQMDFEEAKAFRPTVVFPEKNRIVKK; via the coding sequence ATGTTGATAGAAGTTTTAAAATCGAAATTGCATTGTGTCACCGTCACCGAAGCCAATATCAATTATATGGGCAGCATCACCATCGACGAAGACTTGATGGAGGCGGCCAACCTGATTGCCGGCGAGAAGGTGCAGATTGTAGACAATCAGAACGGCGAGAGATTCGAGACCTATATCATTAAAGGCGAACGTGGCAGCGGTTGCATCTGTCTGAACGGCGCTGCGGCTCGCAAGGTGCTCGTGGGCGACACGGTGATTATCATGTCTTACGCGCAAATGGATTTCGAGGAGGCGAAGGCCTTCCGACCCACCGTGGTGTTTCCCGAGAAGAATCGAATCGTCAAGAAGTAA
- the galK gene encoding galactokinase, translating into MDIEFVRSRFIKHFDGKTGSIYASPGRINLIGEHTDYNGGFVFPGAVDKGIMAEIRPNGTDTVMCYSIDLKDRVEFKVNDPKGPHTSWARYIYGIIQEMKQLGVDVKGFNTAFAGDVPLGAGMSSSAALESCFAFALNDLFGENKVSKWDMVLAGQATEHNYCGVKCGIMDQFASVFGQAGQLMRLDCRSREFEYFPFHPEGYKLVLLDSKVKHELASSAYNDRRKSCENVVAALQAKFADRKFETLRDADWADLEAVKADVSTEDYRRAHFVLGEKDRVLAVCDALTAGDYETVGQKMYETHEGLSKEYEVSCEELDYLNQLARENGVTGSRIMGGGFGGCTINLVKDKLYDRFVADAQEKYTAKYHRAPAVYDVVIGDGSRKIC; encoded by the coding sequence ATGGATATTGAATTTGTAAGAAGTCGCTTCATCAAGCACTTCGACGGCAAGACCGGCAGCATCTATGCCTCGCCGGGAAGAATCAACCTGATTGGCGAACACACCGACTACAACGGCGGATTTGTCTTCCCCGGTGCGGTAGACAAAGGCATCATGGCAGAGATTCGACCCAACGGGACAGACACGGTGATGTGCTACTCCATCGACCTAAAAGACCGGGTAGAATTTAAAGTAAACGATCCGAAAGGCCCGCACACCAGTTGGGCACGCTACATCTACGGTATCATTCAAGAGATGAAGCAACTGGGCGTAGACGTCAAAGGCTTCAACACGGCCTTTGCAGGCGACGTTCCGCTGGGCGCGGGAATGTCGTCGTCGGCCGCATTGGAAAGCTGTTTCGCCTTTGCGCTGAACGATCTCTTCGGTGAGAACAAAGTCTCGAAGTGGGACATGGTGTTGGCCGGACAGGCTACAGAACACAACTACTGCGGCGTGAAGTGCGGCATCATGGACCAGTTTGCCAGCGTCTTCGGTCAGGCAGGCCAGTTGATGCGGCTCGACTGTCGTTCGCGCGAATTCGAATACTTCCCCTTCCACCCCGAGGGTTACAAGCTGGTGCTGCTCGACTCGAAGGTGAAACACGAACTGGCCTCCTCGGCCTATAACGATCGGCGCAAGAGCTGCGAGAATGTCGTAGCAGCCCTACAGGCAAAGTTTGCCGACCGGAAGTTTGAAACCCTGCGGGATGCCGACTGGGCCGACCTGGAAGCCGTGAAAGCAGATGTCTCGACGGAAGATTATCGCCGAGCCCACTTCGTACTGGGCGAGAAAGACCGCGTGCTGGCCGTGTGCGATGCCCTGACCGCCGGAGACTACGAGACGGTGGGCCAGAAGATGTATGAAACGCACGAGGGACTGAGCAAGGAGTATGAAGTGTCGTGCGAAGAACTGGACTATCTCAACCAGTTGGCTCGTGAGAACGGCGTTACCGGTTCGCGCATCATGGGTGGCGGTTTTGGCGGATGCACCATCAACTTGGTGAAAGACAAACTGTACGACCGGTTCGTGGCCGATGCCCAAGAGAAGTATACGGCCAAATATCACCGCGCCCCGGCCGTTTACGACGTAGTGATAGGCGACGGGTCTCGCAAAATCTGCTAA
- a CDS encoding aldose epimerase family protein has product MTNTNKGQNVCGLKPEDFQTSINGKETELYILRNQQGNEVAITNYGGALVAIMVPDRDGKLANVIQGHDNIQDVIHSPEPYLSTLIGRYGNRIARGKFQLHGKEYQLPINNGPNSLHGGKKGFNAKVWDALQMNENTVVLNYISAYGEEGFSGEVKVTVIYTFTDNNELVIDYMAKTNKKTVINLTSHGFFSLTGIANPTPTIENLQCEINADYYLPIDEVSIPTGEIRLVENTPFDFRKPKPIGQDIEADHEQIRHGAGYDHCFVLNKKEEGELSFAARIVEPTTGRTMEVFTTEPGVQLYTDNWADGYKGQNGATFPRRSGICFEAQHFPDTPNHPYFPSVILNPDEQYKQKTIYKFGVQA; this is encoded by the coding sequence ATGACGAACACAAATAAAGGACAAAATGTATGCGGACTGAAACCTGAGGATTTTCAGACAAGCATCAACGGAAAGGAAACAGAATTGTATATTCTCCGTAATCAACAAGGAAACGAAGTGGCAATCACCAATTACGGAGGAGCCTTGGTCGCTATTATGGTGCCAGACAGAGATGGAAAGCTGGCCAACGTGATTCAAGGACATGACAACATCCAAGATGTGATTCATTCGCCCGAACCTTACCTCTCAACGCTTATCGGGCGGTATGGCAATCGAATCGCACGAGGGAAATTTCAACTGCATGGCAAAGAGTATCAGCTACCCATCAACAATGGGCCCAACTCGCTACACGGCGGTAAGAAAGGATTCAACGCTAAGGTTTGGGATGCTTTGCAGATGAATGAAAATACAGTGGTGTTGAACTATATTAGTGCTTATGGAGAAGAAGGCTTCTCGGGCGAAGTGAAAGTAACGGTGATTTATACCTTTACCGATAACAACGAATTGGTGATAGACTACATGGCCAAAACAAACAAGAAGACGGTCATTAACCTCACAAGTCACGGTTTTTTCTCCTTAACAGGTATTGCAAATCCCACTCCCACCATTGAGAATCTTCAATGTGAAATCAATGCAGATTATTATCTCCCCATCGACGAGGTGAGCATTCCCACCGGTGAAATTCGCTTAGTGGAAAACACACCGTTCGATTTCAGAAAACCTAAACCTATTGGGCAAGACATCGAAGCCGACCACGAGCAGATCAGACATGGCGCAGGATACGATCACTGTTTTGTACTGAACAAGAAAGAGGAGGGCGAACTGAGTTTTGCAGCCCGAATCGTAGAGCCGACAACAGGCCGAACGATGGAGGTTTTCACCACGGAGCCAGGTGTACAACTCTATACCGACAACTGGGCAGACGGATATAAAGGTCAGAACGGGGCAACCTTCCCACGAAGAAGCGGAATCTGCTTTGAAGCACAGCACTTCCCCGACACGCCGAACCATCCTTATTTCCCCTCAGTGATACTGAATCCCGACGAACAATACAAACAAAAAACCATTTATAAATTTGGCGTTCAAGCCTAA
- a CDS encoding SLC13 family permease, protein MSNEKRHTLSERFHVTKFTLFVVAMIITAILWNLPSTAFGIDGLTVIQQRVIAIFAFATILWVTEAIPSWATSVTLIGALLFTTSDNAFLFFRSGIDKAELLDHGALMATFADPIIILFLGGFILAIAATKSGLDVFLARTLLKPFGTRSEYVLLGFILITGGFSMFVSNTATAAMMLTFLTPVFKALPPEGKGRVALTLAIPIAANIGGMGTPIGTPPNAIALKYLNDPNGLNLGLGFGQWMAFMLPLTLLLLLIGWFLLKKFFPFKKKTIELNIEGSVQRGWRTTVVAVTFILTVLLWMFDKFTGVGANTVAMLPIAVFALAGIVNARDLQDINWSVIWMVAGGFALGLALNESKLAERAIESIPFGSWSPVVILLISGAICYILSNFISNTATAALLVPILAVVCKGMGESLAGIGGTPTVLIGIAIAASTAMCLPISTPPNAIAHSTGLVHQNEMMKIGLSVGLIGLMLGYLLLFFIGKAGLI, encoded by the coding sequence ATGTCTAACGAAAAAAGACACACCCTGAGTGAACGTTTCCACGTAACTAAGTTCACCCTCTTTGTAGTGGCCATGATCATCACCGCCATTTTGTGGAATCTGCCCTCGACGGCCTTCGGCATCGACGGGCTCACTGTGATTCAGCAGCGCGTCATCGCCATCTTCGCCTTCGCCACGATTCTTTGGGTGACAGAGGCCATTCCCTCCTGGGCCACCTCGGTGACCTTGATCGGTGCCCTGCTCTTCACTACCTCAGACAACGCTTTCCTTTTCTTCAGGTCGGGCATCGACAAAGCCGAACTCCTAGATCACGGAGCCCTCATGGCCACCTTTGCCGACCCCATCATCATTCTCTTCCTGGGTGGATTCATTCTGGCCATCGCCGCCACCAAATCCGGATTGGACGTATTCTTAGCCCGAACGTTGCTCAAACCTTTTGGCACTCGGTCGGAATACGTCCTATTGGGCTTCATTCTCATCACCGGTGGCTTCTCGATGTTCGTTTCCAACACGGCCACAGCAGCTATGATGCTCACCTTTCTCACGCCTGTATTCAAGGCTCTGCCGCCCGAGGGAAAGGGGCGCGTGGCCCTGACGCTGGCCATTCCGATCGCTGCCAACATCGGCGGAATGGGGACGCCCATCGGTACGCCTCCCAATGCCATTGCTCTAAAATATCTCAACGACCCCAACGGACTCAACCTCGGGCTCGGTTTCGGTCAGTGGATGGCCTTCATGTTGCCGCTCACCCTATTGCTGCTGCTCATCGGATGGTTTCTGCTGAAAAAATTCTTCCCTTTTAAGAAAAAGACCATCGAACTGAACATCGAAGGAAGTGTTCAGCGCGGTTGGCGAACGACGGTGGTGGCCGTCACCTTCATTCTGACAGTCCTGCTTTGGATGTTTGACAAATTCACGGGCGTGGGAGCCAACACGGTGGCGATGCTACCCATTGCCGTGTTCGCCTTGGCGGGAATCGTCAACGCAAGAGACCTGCAAGACATCAACTGGAGCGTCATTTGGATGGTGGCCGGCGGATTTGCCCTGGGACTGGCTCTGAACGAGTCGAAACTGGCCGAACGCGCCATCGAGAGCATCCCCTTCGGCTCGTGGTCGCCGGTAGTCATTCTCCTCATCTCGGGAGCCATCTGTTACATCCTCTCCAACTTCATTTCCAACACAGCCACGGCTGCTCTGCTCGTTCCCATCCTCGCCGTAGTGTGCAAAGGTATGGGTGAGAGTCTGGCAGGTATCGGCGGTACACCCACCGTGCTCATCGGTATTGCCATCGCAGCCTCTACGGCGATGTGTCTGCCCATCAGTACACCGCCCAACGCCATTGCCCACTCTACGGGACTGGTTCACCAGAACGAAATGATGAAAATCGGACTCTCGGTAGGTCTCATCGGTTTGATGTTGGGTTATCTCCTTCTCTTCTTTATCGGGAAAGCGGGGCTCATTTAA
- the uvrA gene encoding excinuclease ABC subunit UvrA, giving the protein MEKYIELRGVRVNNLKNINVDIPQNKLVAIAGVSGSGKSSLAFDTLYAEGQRRYVESLSAYARQFLGNMNKPECDFIKGLPPAIAIEQKVNTRNPRSTVGTATEIYEYLRLLFARIGKTYSPLSGCEVKKHTTEDLIACTRSYSKGTRFVVLAPILIPEGRTLRKQLEMAMQEGYARLWHKGDFIRIDDFLATPSAETTEVADLFLLIDRLAIDDTSEYISRLSDSAETALYEGHGACRLVFLPSNIAYEFSTRFEADGLTFEEPTENLFAFNSPLGACPTCEGFGKVIGIDEALVVPNTSLSVYEGCVRCWNGDKMGVWKDEFCRRAAQDNFPIFKPYHELSRREKDMLWHGLPSEKKLDPSDQICIDAFFRMVKENLYKIQYRVMLNRFRGKTLCPDCNGTRLRKEAAWVKVGGMCIADLVEMPIGKLKTWFSQLQLEGNDARIADRLLTEINTRLQFLLDVGLHYLTLNRPSNTLSGGESQRIQLTTSLGSSLVGSLYILDEPSIGLHSRDTHRLIDVLRHLVAIGNTVVVVEHDEEILRQADHLIDVGPDAGRLGGEIVFEGSPAQLSTNASREYPRSHTVAYLSGAEKITPPASGRRPWNLFIEVEGARMNNLRGIDVQFPLNVLTVVTGVSGSGKSTLVKGILYPALKRLLGDVADAPGDFIRLSGDTDKIERVEFVDQNPIGRSTRSNPATYVKAYEPIRQLFASQPLAQQLGLSAQHFSFNTEGGRCEECKGAGVVTVEMQFMADLVLECESCHGERFKREVLDVRYKEKNINDVLNMTVSEAIGFFSTHRQSAIAARLQPLEDVGLGYIKLGQNSSTLSGGENQRVKLAYFIAQEKAAPTLFIFDEPTTGLHFHDIRRLLEAMSALISRGHSVLVIEHNMDVILSADHVIDLGPDGGDGGGNLIFAGTPEALAACPESITGKYLQSHLIDHGSASDNV; this is encoded by the coding sequence ATGGAGAAATACATAGAATTGAGAGGCGTCCGAGTGAACAACCTCAAAAACATCAACGTTGACATTCCGCAAAACAAACTGGTGGCCATTGCAGGCGTGAGCGGTTCGGGCAAGTCGTCGTTGGCCTTCGACACCCTCTACGCAGAGGGACAGAGACGGTATGTAGAGTCGCTCTCGGCCTACGCACGGCAATTTCTGGGCAATATGAACAAGCCCGAGTGCGACTTCATTAAAGGTTTGCCACCCGCCATCGCCATCGAGCAAAAGGTCAACACACGCAACCCGCGCTCCACCGTGGGGACAGCAACCGAAATCTACGAATATCTCCGACTCCTCTTCGCCCGCATCGGCAAGACCTACTCGCCCCTCTCGGGCTGCGAAGTGAAGAAACACACCACTGAAGACCTCATCGCTTGCACCCGCAGCTACTCGAAGGGAACACGATTCGTCGTGCTCGCCCCGATTCTCATTCCCGAAGGTCGCACGCTGAGAAAACAACTGGAAATGGCCATGCAAGAGGGTTACGCCCGACTCTGGCACAAGGGCGACTTCATTCGAATAGACGATTTTCTGGCCACGCCGTCGGCCGAAACCACCGAGGTAGCCGACCTTTTCCTACTCATCGACCGCCTCGCCATAGACGATACGAGCGAATACATCTCGCGTCTGTCCGACTCGGCAGAAACAGCCCTATACGAGGGTCATGGAGCCTGCCGACTGGTATTCCTGCCCTCGAACATCGCCTACGAATTCTCGACCCGCTTCGAGGCCGACGGTCTCACCTTCGAAGAACCCACCGAGAATCTCTTCGCCTTCAACTCCCCGCTCGGAGCCTGCCCCACGTGCGAAGGTTTCGGCAAGGTGATCGGCATCGACGAGGCCCTCGTCGTACCCAACACCTCGCTCAGCGTCTACGAAGGCTGCGTGCGATGCTGGAACGGCGATAAGATGGGCGTTTGGAAAGACGAGTTCTGCCGCAGAGCCGCCCAGGACAACTTTCCCATCTTCAAACCCTACCACGAACTCTCACGCCGGGAGAAAGACATGCTCTGGCACGGACTCCCCTCGGAGAAAAAACTCGACCCGTCCGACCAAATCTGCATCGATGCCTTCTTCCGCATGGTCAAGGAGAATCTGTACAAGATTCAATACCGCGTGATGCTGAACCGCTTTCGCGGAAAAACCCTCTGCCCCGACTGCAACGGCACACGCCTGCGAAAAGAGGCCGCCTGGGTGAAAGTGGGCGGAATGTGCATCGCCGACCTCGTGGAGATGCCCATCGGGAAACTCAAGACGTGGTTCTCACAGCTGCAACTCGAAGGCAACGATGCACGAATTGCCGACCGACTGCTTACCGAAATCAACACCCGTCTGCAATTCCTCCTCGACGTCGGTCTGCACTACCTCACCCTCAACCGCCCCTCCAACACGCTCAGCGGCGGCGAAAGCCAGCGCATCCAGCTGACCACCTCCTTGGGCAGTTCGCTCGTGGGCTCACTCTACATCCTCGACGAGCCGAGCATCGGTCTGCACAGTCGCGACACCCATCGACTCATCGACGTTCTGCGCCATCTCGTCGCCATCGGCAACACCGTCGTCGTAGTAGAGCACGACGAGGAGATTCTTCGCCAAGCCGACCATCTCATCGACGTCGGCCCCGATGCCGGTAGGCTCGGCGGCGAAATCGTCTTCGAAGGATCCCCCGCCCAACTCTCTACGAATGCCTCCCGGGAATACCCTCGCAGTCATACCGTGGCCTATCTCTCGGGAGCAGAGAAAATCACGCCTCCCGCATCCGGTCGCCGCCCCTGGAACCTCTTTATCGAGGTGGAAGGTGCACGGATGAACAATCTGCGCGGCATCGACGTGCAATTCCCCCTCAACGTGCTCACCGTGGTGACGGGCGTGAGTGGGTCGGGCAAGTCGACACTCGTCAAAGGCATTCTCTACCCCGCCTTGAAACGACTCCTGGGCGACGTGGCCGATGCACCCGGCGATTTCATCCGCCTCTCGGGCGATACCGATAAGATCGAACGCGTCGAATTCGTCGACCAGAATCCTATCGGCAGAAGCACCCGCTCCAATCCCGCCACCTACGTCAAAGCCTACGAACCCATCCGCCAGCTCTTCGCCTCGCAACCCCTGGCACAGCAGTTGGGCCTCTCGGCGCAACATTTCTCCTTCAATACCGAGGGCGGCCGATGCGAAGAGTGCAAAGGGGCCGGCGTAGTAACAGTGGAGATGCAGTTCATGGCCGACCTCGTGCTCGAGTGCGAAAGCTGCCACGGCGAGCGATTCAAACGCGAGGTGCTCGACGTGCGATACAAGGAAAAAAATATCAACGACGTGCTCAATATGACCGTCAGCGAGGCCATCGGCTTCTTTTCCACCCACCGGCAATCTGCCATCGCCGCTCGCCTGCAACCTCTCGAAGACGTGGGACTGGGATACATCAAACTCGGGCAAAACTCTTCCACCCTCTCCGGCGGCGAGAACCAACGGGTGAAACTGGCCTACTTCATCGCACAGGAGAAAGCCGCACCCACGCTCTTCATCTTCGACGAGCCTACCACCGGATTGCATTTCCACGACATCCGTCGCCTGCTCGAGGCCATGAGCGCGCTGATTTCTCGCGGGCATTCCGTGCTGGTCATTGAGCATAACATGGATGTCATCCTTTCGGCCGACCATGTCATCGACCTCGGGCCCGATGGCGGAGACGGCGGCGGCAACCTCATCTTTGCCGGTACTCCCGAAGCCCTTGCCGCCTGCCCCGAAAGCATCACCGGGAAGTATCTCCAATCCCATCTCATCGATCATGGGTCAGCATCGGATAACGTATGA
- the panC gene encoding pantoate--beta-alanine ligase has product MKVFTKIVDLQNALFCQRKKHVQIGFVPTMGALHEGHASLVRRSVEENGATVVSIFLNPNQFNDQSDLENYPQTLEADCALLEGLGADYVFTPSVAEIYPQPDTREFSFPPATTVMEGERRPGHFNGVCQVLSRLFAIVKPDRAYFGEKDWQQIAVVKQLVRYMGAQIQIVECPIVREASGLAMSSRNERLTTEERVLAANIFDVLKRSLVEAKSHSLSETRDWVTAEINAHEGLEVEYFSIVDGETLEAVDRWDDSQHIVGCITVYCGSAPIRLIDHITYKG; this is encoded by the coding sequence ATGAAAGTCTTTACAAAGATTGTAGATTTGCAAAACGCGTTGTTTTGCCAGAGGAAAAAACACGTTCAGATAGGATTCGTCCCCACGATGGGGGCTTTGCACGAGGGACATGCTTCATTGGTAAGACGCTCGGTCGAGGAGAATGGAGCAACCGTTGTCAGTATATTTCTCAACCCCAATCAGTTTAACGATCAAAGCGATTTGGAGAACTATCCCCAGACGCTTGAGGCCGATTGTGCTTTGCTCGAAGGCTTGGGAGCCGACTACGTCTTTACTCCTTCCGTCGCCGAGATTTATCCGCAGCCCGACACACGGGAGTTTTCCTTCCCGCCGGCAACGACGGTGATGGAGGGCGAGCGAAGACCCGGGCATTTCAACGGAGTCTGCCAGGTTTTGAGTCGGCTCTTCGCTATTGTCAAGCCCGACAGAGCTTATTTTGGCGAGAAAGACTGGCAGCAGATTGCTGTCGTCAAGCAATTGGTGAGGTATATGGGGGCGCAGATTCAGATTGTCGAATGTCCCATCGTGAGAGAAGCAAGCGGACTGGCGATGAGTTCGCGCAACGAGCGGCTCACAACCGAGGAACGTGTCTTGGCGGCCAACATCTTCGATGTATTGAAGCGGAGTCTTGTTGAGGCCAAGTCGCATTCGCTATCGGAGACGAGAGATTGGGTAACGGCCGAGATCAACGCGCACGAAGGCTTGGAGGTGGAATATTTCTCCATCGTAGACGGGGAGACGCTCGAGGCCGTCGACCGTTGGGACGACTCGCAGCACATCGTTGGCTGCATCACCGTTTACTGCGGTAGCGCGCCCATCCGACTCATCGACCACATTACGTATAAAGGATAA
- a CDS encoding YncE family protein: MRKNFFIPLAIVLFVTAMMGSCRKDDLIVPSETNDTGQKATPGKILGLYVLNEGNMGSNKASVDFLDLSGLHPTIRYQRNIYVERNPKVVKELGDVGQDIQIYGSRLWMVINASNKVEVAMASNCRRIGQVQIPNGRSIAFHGRFAYVSSYAGPLKDGSQLGRVYRIDTLTLEKVDSLVVGYQPEELCVVGNRLYVANSGGYRNPLYDRTVSEIDLNEFRESRKIDVDINLHRCQVDRHGQVWVSSRGNYADQPARLHWLDKDGSGHLQLAGSLPALVSGMCIVGDSLYYYGAQWNNATGSYTFSSGIINVQTHRIVAHTLSSSPEFSAITMPYGIIVNPLRRDFYLMDAKDFISSGELLHFHADGTFDYKVSTGDIPGHAVFLYKP, from the coding sequence ATGAGAAAAAACTTTTTTATTCCCCTCGCCATTGTCTTGTTCGTTACCGCCATGATGGGCTCTTGCCGCAAGGACGATCTTATCGTTCCCTCCGAAACAAATGACACAGGCCAGAAGGCTACACCCGGTAAAATCTTAGGCCTTTACGTACTGAACGAAGGAAACATGGGCAGCAACAAAGCTTCCGTCGACTTTCTCGACCTATCGGGACTGCACCCAACAATACGCTATCAGCGAAACATCTACGTCGAACGCAACCCCAAGGTGGTGAAAGAACTGGGCGACGTGGGACAGGATATTCAAATCTATGGCAGTCGGCTGTGGATGGTCATCAACGCCTCCAACAAAGTGGAAGTAGCCATGGCCAGCAATTGTCGGCGCATCGGTCAGGTACAGATTCCCAACGGTCGGTCCATCGCCTTTCACGGTCGGTTTGCCTACGTCTCGTCTTACGCCGGTCCTCTCAAAGACGGTTCACAACTTGGGCGAGTGTACCGGATCGACACGCTGACCCTGGAAAAGGTAGACTCACTTGTCGTAGGCTACCAACCCGAAGAACTCTGCGTCGTCGGCAATCGTCTCTATGTAGCCAATAGCGGCGGCTATCGCAATCCTCTTTACGATCGAACAGTAAGCGAAATTGATCTCAACGAGTTTCGCGAGAGTCGAAAGATTGATGTCGACATCAACCTCCATCGCTGTCAGGTCGATCGACACGGACAAGTTTGGGTAAGTTCGCGCGGCAACTACGCCGACCAGCCTGCTCGTCTACACTGGCTCGACAAAGATGGTTCGGGGCACCTGCAACTTGCGGGCAGTCTTCCAGCCCTCGTCTCGGGGATGTGTATCGTGGGCGATTCGCTCTACTACTACGGTGCGCAATGGAACAACGCCACAGGCAGCTATACCTTCTCCTCCGGCATCATCAACGTGCAGACACACCGAATCGTGGCTCACACCCTCTCCTCCTCGCCCGAATTCTCGGCCATTACCATGCCCTACGGTATCATCGTGAATCCCCTCCGCCGCGACTTCTACCTCATGGATGCCAAGGATTTTATCTCAAGCGGCGAACTGTTGCACTTCCACGCCGACGGAACTTTCGACTACAAAGTCTCCACGGGCGACATCCCCGGTCATGCCGTCTTTCTCTATAAGCCCTAA